A region of the Roseobacter denitrificans OCh 114 genome:
ATGGATCAGGAAGCGGGATAGGGCCGAATGAAAACGGGCTTGTCCGGCGTCGACAACTCCGGTTGATACGCATAGCCACCGGTGTCGAAACCGGTAAGTGCGTCCGGATCAGAAAGCCTGTTCTGGATCACAAAGCGGGCCATGGCGCCACGGGCCTTCTTGGCGAAGAAGCTGACGATCTTCGGCCCCTTGCCATCGTTTTTGTCTTCCATGAACGCCGGGGTAATCACCCGCAACTTCAGGGCCTTGGGCGCAACGGCGCCGAAATATTCCTGACTTGCACAATTGATCAGCACATCTGTCCCGACGCTTTGTGCCTGCGCGTTCAGCGCCTTTGAGAGATCATCGCGCCAATACTCATACAGGTTCGACCCGCGCCGCGTTTTCAGACGGCTGCCCATTTCAAGCCGGTACGGTTGAATGGCGTCCAGCGGGCGTAAAACCCCGTAAAGACCTGACAAAATCCGCAGATGATCCTGCGCCCATGCGCGTTCATTTTCATCTAGGCTGGTCGCTTCCAGACCCTGATATGTATCCCCGGCGAAAGCCAAAGCCGCCGGTCTCGTGGCCTCTGGCGCGGGGTCTTCTGCGAATGCATTGAACCGGTCACGGTTGAGACGCGCCAGATCATCGCTTAGCCCCATCAGTGATTTCAAACTCCCAAGGGTGAGATTGCGGGCAGTCTTTGACAGACGCACTGCGTCTTCCTGAAAATCAGGCTGCGTGACCGGAACATCCCGCTCCGCCCAGTCCAGCCGCTTTGCAGGTGAAATCACCACCAACATTTGTCATCCCCCGAAAAAGTCTCTGCTGTCGTATCTAGCCCGCCTCCCGCAGGACGTCCAGAAAGGCCGACCCAAAACGTGCCGCACGACGATCGCCCAGCAGATTTTCAACGGCTTTTTCATCGGCGTTGTGCATCTGCGCGAGTTTTGCCAGCTGCGAAGACGAACAACTCAGCGGCTTGTCCTGCCCCGCCTCACCACGGGCCAACACGGCCTGCACTTCGAGAAGGCGGTCGTAGACTGTGCCGGCGGTTTTGCCCGCCAGCTTCCGTCGGTTCGGGTGCATATGCTCCGCTTCGCCATTGATCACTTCGAGAAAGGCCGCGCCGTAACGTTCGAGCTTCTTGGCCCCCACCCCGCCGATACCTGCCAGATCATCAAGGGTCCGGGGCCGGTTTTCCGCCATTTCGATCAGGGTCCGGTCGGTAAAGATGATATATGCCGGCACCTTGGCATTCTCGGCGAAGGCGCGCCGCTTGGCCTTGAGCGCGGAAAGCAGTGGTGCGTCTTCTTCGCCAACCATGGATTTCACCGCAGGACGCCGCGTGCTTGCGTTGCGGATACTGTCGCGCCGCAATTCAATCGTCGCCTGATCGCGCAGGATCGGCAGCGCTGCATCCGTCATCTTCAACGCACCATGGCGCGCGGGGTCAGGGCGCACCAGATCATGCCCCATCATTTGCCGGAAAACGGCTTGCCACTGGCGTTTGTCATATTCCTTGCCGACACCGAAAGTGGGTAACTTGTCGTGGCCGCGTTGCATGATTTTGTCGGTGGAAATGCCCAACAGGATGTCGATCAGATGCCCCGCCCCGAACCATTCATCTGTGCGCAGGATGGCCGACAGCGCCTTGCGCACCGCGATGGTGCCATCAAATGTTTCGGGCGGCGCATCGCAGAGATCACATTTGCCGCAAGTGATATCGGTCTCACCAAAGTAGCCAAGGAGCGTCGCGCGGCGGCACTTCATCGCTTCGGCCAACCCCAGTAACGCGTTGAGCCGGGCATGATCAGCCGCGCGGCGTTCGGGGGGCGCCAGCCCTTCGTCGATCTGGTTACGCCGCAGGCGGATATCATCCGGACCAAAGAGGGTCAGCGTTTCCGCCGGTGCGCCATCGCGCCCGGCCCGGCCGATTTCCTGATAATAGGCCTCGATCGACTTTGGCAGGTCCGCATGCGCCACCCAGCGGATATCCGGTTTATCAATGCCCATGCCAAAAGCGACGGTTGCCACAACGATCAGCCCGTCCTCCTGTTGAAAGCGGCGCTCCGCGATCCGGCGATCCTCCGCCTCCATTCCGCCGTGATAGTGCAACGAGGTGCGCCCCGCTTCGCGCAGGGCCGCAGAGAGGCTTTCGGTTTTGGCACGCGTTCCGCAGTAGACGATGCCGGATTGCCCGGGACGTGCCGCCGCAAAATCCAAAATCTGCCGTCGGGGACCATCCTTGGCCGCAAAGGAAAGATGGATGTTCGGGCGATCAAACCCCCTGAGGAATATCTGTGGATCGGTGTCGTCAAAAAGTTTCCGAACGATTTCGGTGCGGGTGTCCGCATCTGCCGTGGCCGTAAATGCAGCCAATGGCACCCCCAACACACGCCGCAATTCACCAATGCGCAGGTAATCAGGCCGGAAATCATGGCCCCACTGACTTACGCAATGCGCTTCATCCACCGCGATGAGGGACACACCGATGCGCCGCAGCAGACCCAGCGCCGAGCCTGCCGCCAGACGCTCGGGCGCCATATACAACAGCTTGAGCCGCCCCTGATCCAACGCATCGAATACCGCGTCGGTTTCCTCGGGCGTATTGCCGGAGGTAAGCGCCCCGGCAGCGACACCGGCCTCCTGAAGGGCGCGCA
Encoded here:
- the recQ gene encoding DNA helicase RecQ, producing the protein MTGAPQMLRDVFGFDAFRPGQKEIVDAVTAGENVLAIMPTGGGKSLCFQLPAILRDGVTVVISPLIALMRDQVRALQEAGVAAGALTSGNTPEETDAVFDALDQGRLKLLYMAPERLAAGSALGLLRRIGVSLIAVDEAHCVSQWGHDFRPDYLRIGELRRVLGVPLAAFTATADADTRTEIVRKLFDDTDPQIFLRGFDRPNIHLSFAAKDGPRRQILDFAAARPGQSGIVYCGTRAKTESLSAALREAGRTSLHYHGGMEAEDRRIAERRFQQEDGLIVVATVAFGMGIDKPDIRWVAHADLPKSIEAYYQEIGRAGRDGAPAETLTLFGPDDIRLRRNQIDEGLAPPERRAADHARLNALLGLAEAMKCRRATLLGYFGETDITCGKCDLCDAPPETFDGTIAVRKALSAILRTDEWFGAGHLIDILLGISTDKIMQRGHDKLPTFGVGKEYDKRQWQAVFRQMMGHDLVRPDPARHGALKMTDAALPILRDQATIELRRDSIRNASTRRPAVKSMVGEEDAPLLSALKAKRRAFAENAKVPAYIIFTDRTLIEMAENRPRTLDDLAGIGGVGAKKLERYGAAFLEVINGEAEHMHPNRRKLAGKTAGTVYDRLLEVQAVLARGEAGQDKPLSCSSSQLAKLAQMHNADEKAVENLLGDRRAARFGSAFLDVLREAG
- the yaaA gene encoding peroxide stress protein YaaA, giving the protein MLVVISPAKRLDWAERDVPVTQPDFQEDAVRLSKTARNLTLGSLKSLMGLSDDLARLNRDRFNAFAEDPAPEATRPAALAFAGDTYQGLEATSLDENERAWAQDHLRILSGLYGVLRPLDAIQPYRLEMGSRLKTRRGSNLYEYWRDDLSKALNAQAQSVGTDVLINCASQEYFGAVAPKALKLRVITPAFMEDKNDGKGPKIVSFFAKKARGAMARFVIQNRLSDPDALTGFDTGGYAYQPELSTPDKPVFIRPYPAS